Below is a window of Paramagnetospirillum magneticum AMB-1 DNA.
GACAGCGGCCCGCCCAGTTCCTCCTCGATGATGCGCCGGGCATCCTCGGGCGGGAAGGGGGGCAGCTTGTCTTGCAGCCCCGACAGATCGGCGGCCATTTCCTCGCCCAGCAGGTCGGCGCGGGTGGACAGGGCCTGGCCCAGCTTGATGAAGGACGGTCCCAGCTCGGCCAGGGCGGCGGCGAGGCGCTCGCCCGGCCGCCCCGAACTGGCCGGACGGCGGCCGCCGCGCAGCAGCTTCGAGCCGAAGCGCGCGATGGGCAGATAGTCTTCCAGCAGGAACAAGGCGTCGTGGCGAGCCAGGACGCGGCCGATGGTCAGCAGGCGGTTGAGGTTGCGAAACGACCTGATCATGGCGACAGGCCTTCGACCTGTCTTGCATTGTCATCCCGAGCGATAGCGAGGGATCTCCGCTTGGACTGCCGGGTCCGATTCGGAACCGCCGGATCAGGACGAGATCCCTCCTCCCGATGGTCGTCGGGATGACGGTTCGCCTCACCGGGCGCCATCATATCCGCCACCCCGAATGGATGGCGGCGATGCCCGCCGACAGGTTGCGGACCTCGACGCGGGAGAAGCCGGCGGCCTCGACCATGGCTGCCATTTCCTCCTGGGGCGGGAACTTGCGGATGCTTTCCACCAGATACTGATAGGCCTCGGCATTGCCGGTGACCATGCCGCCCACCTTGGGCAGCACGTTGAAGGAATAGGCGTCATAGGCCTCGCGCAGGCCCGGCACGATGACGCGGGAGAATTCCAGGCACATGAAGCGCCCGCCGGGACGCAGCACCCGATAGGCCTCGGCGATGGCCTTGTCCCAATGGGTGACGTTGCGCAGGCAGAAGGCGATGGTGTAGCGGTCGACCGACCGGTCGGGTATGGGCAAGTCCTCGGCATTGCCGCACACCCAGGTCAGGCCGCCCACCAGATTGCGGTCCACGGCGCGGTCGCGGCCGACGGACAGCATCTCGCGGTTGATGTCGCAGACGGTGACGGGGCCGCCACCGCGCTTTCGCCAGCCGAAGGCGATGTCGCCGGTGCCGCCGCCCACGTCCAGCAGGGTCTGGTCGGGCCGGGGCCGCAGCATGTCGAGGAACGCCGACTTCCACAGGCGGTGCACGCCGGCGCTCATCAGATCGTTCATCAGGTCGTATTTGGACGCCACCGAATCGAAGACGCCGCGGACGAGGGAAACCTTCTCGTCCTCGGCCACGGTCTTGAAGCCGAAATGGGTGGTGCCGTCGTTATGAGAGTGGCTGTCGGTCATGGGGCGGCACCTTATCGCGGAAATTCGTCGCTGTCACGGGGCGGAGCCTGCCTTATACTCCCCGCCATGCCTGAATTGCCCGAAGTCGAAACCGTCGCCCGTGGTCTGGCCCAAGTGTGGGACGGGCGGCGCTTTGTCTCGGTCGAGACGCGGCGTGCCGGACTGCGCGTGCCGTTCCCCAAGGATTTCGCCCGGCGCCTGACCGGCCGGACGGTGGAGGCGGTGGGGCGCCGGGCCAAGTATCTGGTGGTGCGCCTCGACGGAGGCCTGGTCATGCTGGGTCATCTCGGCATGTCGGGGCGCATGACCATCGGCGCCCTGCGCAACGAGCCGCCCGGTCCCCACGACCATGTGGAGTGGGTGACGGACCAGGGGATCAGCGTGACGCTCACCGATCCCCGCCGTTTCGGGCTGTTCGCCCTGTGCGAGGCGTCGGACCTGGGCGGTCATCCGCTGCTGGCCGGGATCGGGCCAGAGCCTCTGGACGAAGCCTTCGACGCCGGCGTCCTGGCCAAGGCCCTGGCCGGCAAGACCGGCCCCATCAAGACGGTGCTGCTGGACCAGAAGGTGGTGGCGGGGCTGGGCAACATCTATGTGTGCGAAAGCCTGTTCCGGGCGGAGATCTCGCCGCTGCGCCCCGCCGGCTCCCTGAGCCGGGCCGAGGTGGGGCGTCTGGTGCCGCTGATCAAGGCGGTGCTGAGCGAAGCTGTGGCGGCGGGCGGCTCCACCCTTCGCGACCACGCCCGGCCCGACGGCGAGCTGGGCTATTTCCAGCATTCCTTTCAGGTCTATGGGCGCGAGGGCGAGACCTGCCCCGGCTGCCCCGGGGCGCCGGCCTGCGGCGGCATCTTGCGCATGACCCAGGCGGGTCGCTCCACTTTCTATTGTGCGAAGCGGCAAAGGTGATGGTATAGGCATTCCATGGCTCGTTTTCGGCATCTGCTTACCGCTTTCGCGCTTTTCCTCCTGCTGGGCTCCGGATCGGCGCGGGCCGAGGCATTTCTGTCCGCCTACGAGGATCTGCCGCTGCCGCCCGGGCTGACCGAGGTGGCGGGATCGGGCATGTCCTTCGATTCGCCCTCGGGACGCATCGTCGAGGCCTATGCCCATGGGACCGCCCGCGCCGCCGATATTCTCAAATTCTATGCCGCCACCTTGCCCCAGCTCGGCTGGACGCGGGAAAGCGACCGGCTCTATCGCCGCGAGGCCGAGGCGCTGCGGCTGGAAACCACCCAGGATCGCGCCGGGGTGACGCTGCGCTTCACCATTTCCCCCGAATGACACTCTAGACGAAGAGGAAAACCCATGGCTTTCGAGAACATCACCGTCGAGACCCGCGGCAATGTCGGCGTGATTGCCCTGAACCGGCCCAAGGCCATGAACGCGCTCTGCGCCGCCCTGATTTCCGAGCTGGGCCAGGCGCTGGACGCCTTCGAGGCCGACGATTCCATCGGCGCCGTGGTGCTGACCGGTTCGGAAAAGGCCTTCGCGGCCGGTGCCGACATCAAGGAAATGGCGTCCAAGAGCTACATGGACGTCTATCTCGCCAACTTCATCACCGACGGCTGGGAGCGTGTCACCAAGTGCCGCAAGCCCATCGTGGCGGCGGTGGCCGGCTTTGCCCTGGGCGGCGGCTGCGAGATGGCCATGATGTGCGACTTCATCATCGCCGGCGACAATGCCAAGTTCGGCCAGCCCGAGATCACCATCGGCACCATCCCCGGCGCGGGCGGCACCCAGCGCCTGACCCGCGCCGTGGGCAAGTCCAAGGCCATGGAGATGTGCCTTACCGGCCGCATGATGGACGCCGCCGAGGCCGAGCGCGCCGGCCTGGTCAGCCGCATCGTGCCGGTGGCCGAGCTGCTGGACGAGGCCGTCAAGGCCGCCGGCAAGATCGCCTCGCTGTCGCGGCCCATCGTCATGCTGTGCAAGGAATCGGTCAACGCCGCCTTCGAGACCACCCTGGCCCAGGGCGTCACCTTCGAGCGCCGCCTGTTCCATTCCACCTTCTCCACCGAGGATCAGAAGGAAGGCATGGCCGCCTTCGTCGAAAAGCGCCCCGCCGCTTTCAAGAACCGTTGAGTTTGTCGCGGAGTCCGGCGAATCCGCCGGACTCCGATTCAACGCTTGACGACCTTCCGGCGCGGACATATAAACGCGCCTTCGAATTTGCAACCGTGTTCCAAGGTTCTGATCCATGGCCCATCATAAGTCGGCTAAGAAGCGCATCCGCCAGACCGAGCGTCGCACCGAGGTCAATCGCGCCCGCGTGAGCCGCATCCGCACCTACGTCAAGAAGGTCGAGCTTGCCATCGCCGGTGGCGATTCCGCCGCCGCTCAGGCCGCTCTCCAGGAAGCTCAGCCCGAGCTGATGAAGGGTGCCCAGGCTGGTATCCTGCACAAGAACACCGCGTCGCGGAAGGTTTCGCGCCTCGTCGCCCGCGTCAAGGAGATGAAGTCGCTGGCCTAGTGCCAACGGCTTAATATCCTTAAGAATTTCAAGGGCCGCGCTGCTTGCGCGGCCCTTGTCGTTTTGGCGATTTGGGGCGGAATCACGAGTCCTGAATTGCAAGCAAAAAATTTTCCATGTTCGCGTTCCGATCTCGTTGCGAGTCGACGGGAGGCTCGGTAGAGTCGCGAACCTCGCTGGCCGCAATAAAGTGGCGCCGCGAAATCAATAGAATTTTGCCTTTTTTATTTGTTTTCTGCTTCGCATGACTATGTGAAGCGGTTCACATCGTGTTGATGACTTTTTGTAATATGGTTTGATGGTCATATTTACAGAGGGGGTCGCAAAAGAGTATGACTCTGCGCGGCCGGTATCAGGGCGGTCGGACGCATGCGGACGGGACCTTCGGGACCCGAGGGAGGGGAGCCCAGCGCATGGCGCCAACGAAGGTGAAAAGAGGGACGGTGTCGTGAGCAAGGTTTCACGGCGCTGTGGGGCGTTTGGTTAAGGATTCGGGGACGGCGATGGCAAAGTCTGAGTGGGATCGTGTGAAGGTCAGGCTGAAGGACGAGGTCGGCGACGCAGCCTATCGCTCCTGGCTGCGCCCCATCACCCTGCATGACATGAGTGAGGATGCCGTCAAGCTTGCCCTTCCCACCCGTTTCATGCGCGATTGGGTCAACACCCATTATGCCGAGCGGATCCGGACCCTGTGGGGAGCCGAGAACCCGGCCATCCGCAACGTTGAGATCGTGGTCGAAGCCGCCCGCGCCGTCTCCGTTGCCCAGAATGCCGCCAAGGCCTCCGTCGCCAAGGTCGTCCCGTCTCCCGCCGCCGCGCCGGTCCGCGCCGCCGCCGCGCCCTGTGCCCCCGCCGCCGCGCCCAACGCCGACAACGACGAACTGGGCGCGCCGCTGGACAATCGGTTCACCTTCAAGAATTTCGTGGTGGGCAAGCCCAACGAATTCGCCTGGGCCGCCGCCCGGCGCGTCGCCGAGGCCGATCAGGTCTCGTTCAATCCGCTGTTCCTGTACGGTGGTGTCGGCCTGGGCAAGACCCACCTGATGCACGCCATCGCCCACCACATCCGCGAGCGCAACCCCGAGCGCAGCGTGCTGTACCTCTCGGCCGAGAAGTTCATGTACCGCTTCATCCGGGCGCTGCGCGGCCAGGACACCATGTCGTTCAAGGAACAGTTCCGCTCCGTCGACGTGCTGATGATCGACGACGTGCAGTTCATCGCCGGCAAGGACGCCACCCAGGAAGAGTTCTTCCATACCTTCAACGCCCTGGTGGACCAGGGGCGCCAGATCGTCATCTCGGCCGACAAGTCGCCCAGCGACCTGGAAGGCATCGAGGAGCGCCTGCGCTCGCGCATGGCCTGCGGCCTGGTGGCCGACATCCACGCCACCACCTACGAGCTGCGCCTGGGAATCCTGCACTCCAAGGCCGAGCAGATGGGGGTCCTGGTGCCCCAGAAGGTCATGGAATTCCTGGCCCACAAGATCATCTCCAATGTCCGCGAGCTGGAGGGTGCCCTGAACCGGGTCGTCGCCCATTCCCAGCTGGTGGGGCGCGCCATCACGCTCGAGACCACCCAGGAGGTGCTGCACGACCTGCTGCGCGCCTCGGATCGCCGGATCACCATCGAGGAGATCCAGAAGAAGGTGGCCGAGCACTTCACCATCAAGCTGGCGGAAATGTCCTCGGCCCGGCGTTCGCGCCAGGTGGCCCGGCCCCGCCAGATCGCCATGTATCTGGCCAAGCAGCTCACCTCGCGCTCGCTGCCCGAGATCGGCCGCAAGTTCGGCGGACGCGACCACACCACCGTCATGCACGCGGTGAAAAAGGTCGAGGAGCTGAAGGAGTGCGACCAGAACTTCGCCGAGGATGTGGAACTGCTGCGCCGCATGCTGCAGGGCTGACTCTTCCTCCCGAAATCGCTTTTGGACTCCGGCGCCTGTGATATACTGCCCAGCCCTGCCTCAGGGGGGCAGTAACGAATCATATGGGTAGTCAGAAAAGCGCCATGAAACTGACCATCGAGCGCGCCGCGCTGTTGAAGTCGCTGGCCCACGTCCAGAGCGTCGTCGAGCGCCGCACCACCATTCCGATCCTGTCCAACGTCAAGCTCGAGGGCCGTGGAGGCCTTCTGTCGCTGAACGCCACCGACATGGATCTCGACATCATCGAGGCGGTGCCCGCCGATGTGGTGCGCCCCGGCGCGACCACGGCCCCGGCCCACACCTTCTACGAGATCGTGCGCAAGCTGCCCGACGGCAGCCAGGTGGAGATCGAGCACGACGCCGAAAGCGGTCAGCTGACCCTGCGCTCGGGCCGGTCCAAGTTCTCGCTGGCCTGCCTGCCGGTGGAGGACTTCCCCGTCCTGTCCGGGGGCGAGCTGCCGTTCACCTTCTCGCTCAGCGCCGCCGAGCTGAAGACCCTGATCGACCGCACCCGCTTCGCCATCTCGACGGAAGAGACGCGCTACTATCTCAACGGCATCTACCTGCATGCCGCCGCCAGCGACGGCGTCGACGTGCTGCGGGCCGTGGCCACCGACGGTCATCGTCTGGCCCGGGTGGAGATCACCCTGCCCAGCGGCGCCGCTGGCATGCCGGGCATCATCGTGCCGCGCAAGACCGTGGCCGAGATCCGCAAGCTGATCGACGAGACCGACGGCGAGATCACCGTCTCCCTCTCCGAAACCAAGCTGAAATTCGCCTTCGGCGACGCCGTGCTGACCTCCAAGCTGATCGACGGCACCTTCCCCGATTACGAACGGGTGATCCCCGCCGACAACGACAAGGTGCTGGTGGTCGACTGCAAGAGCTTCGCCCAGGCCGTGGACCGCGTCTCGGCCATCTCCACCGAGAAGAGCCGCGCCATCAAGCTGGCCCTGGAAAAGGGCAGCGCCACGCTGTCGGCCTCCAGTGCCGAGAACGGCAGCGCCGTGGAGGAGATCGAGGCCGATTACACCTCCACCCCGCTGGAGATCGGCTTCAACTCGCGCTACCTGATGGACATCCTGGCCCAGGTGGAGGGCGACACCGCCCGCTTCGCCATGGCCGACGCCGCCTCGCCCACCGTGGTGCGCGAGATGACCGATGGCGGCGCCATCTACGTGCTGATGCCCATGAGGGTGTGATCGGCGATCGGGTGGCCCAGGCGGAACCGGTGGCGCGGCCGGCGGTGCGCCGCCTGACGCTGGCGGATTTCCGCTGTTACCGGACGCTGCGTCTCGAGACGGATTCCCGGCCGGTGGTGCTGACCGGCGCCAACGGGGCCGGCAAGACCAATATTCTCGAGGCCTTGTCCTTCCTGGTTCCCGGTCGCGGCTTGCGCCGGGCCGGGGCGGCGGACATCACCCGCCACGGCCTTGCCGCCGGATCGCCCTGGGCGGTGGCGGCCACCCTGGACGGGCCGGCGGGGCGGGTGGAGATCGGAACGGGCCGCGAGGCCGGGCACGAACGGCGCTCGGTCCGCATCGACGGCAAGCCGGCCAAGCCCGGTGATCTGGCCGGACTGGTTTCGGCGCTGTGGCTGACCCCGGCCATGGATCGCCTGTTCATCGAGGGGGCGAGCGGACGGCGGCGCTTTCTCGACCGTCTGGTGTTCGGGCTGGTGCCCGGTCACGGTGCCGAAGCGGGGGCCTACGAGCACGCCATGCGCGAGCGCACCCGTCTGTTGCGGGCGGCCCGCGACGGCGGTCCCAGGGTCGATCCCGCCTGGATGGCGGCGCTGGAAGAGGGCATGGCCCGCCACGGCACCAGGGTGGCCCTGGCCCGGGTGGAGAGCATCCGCCGCCTGGACGAGGCTTGCCGCGCCGGGCTGGGGCCATTTCCCGCCGCCGGTCTGGCGGTGGAGGGCGAGATTGAGGGCTGGCTGGCCGGGGGATTGTCCCCCGACGAGGCCGAGGAGAGGTTCAGGGGCGCGCTGCGAGTCGCGCGCGCGCGCGACGAGGCGGCCGGGGCCGCCACCATGGGGCCGCATCGCTCGGACCTGATGGTGCGCCACGTGCCCAAGGATTTGCCGGCGGGGCAATGTTCCACCGGCGAGCAGAAGGCGGTCCTGGTGTCCATCGTCCTGGCCCAGGGCCGGGTCCAGGACCAGAGTGGCGGCCGGGCGCCGCTGCTGCTGCTGGACGAGGTGGCGGCCCATCTGGACGAGGTCCGGAGGGCGGCTTTGTTCGATGAGCTTTGCGCCCTCAAGGCCCAGAGCT
It encodes the following:
- the dnaN gene encoding DNA polymerase III subunit beta translates to MKLTIERAALLKSLAHVQSVVERRTTIPILSNVKLEGRGGLLSLNATDMDLDIIEAVPADVVRPGATTAPAHTFYEIVRKLPDGSQVEIEHDAESGQLTLRSGRSKFSLACLPVEDFPVLSGGELPFTFSLSAAELKTLIDRTRFAISTEETRYYLNGIYLHAAASDGVDVLRAVATDGHRLARVEITLPSGAAGMPGIIVPRKTVAEIRKLIDETDGEITVSLSETKLKFAFGDAVLTSKLIDGTFPDYERVIPADNDKVLVVDCKSFAQAVDRVSAISTEKSRAIKLALEKGSATLSASSAENGSAVEEIEADYTSTPLEIGFNSRYLMDILAQVEGDTARFAMADAASPTVVREMTDGGAIYVLMPMRV
- the dnaA gene encoding chromosomal replication initiator protein DnaA, giving the protein MAKSEWDRVKVRLKDEVGDAAYRSWLRPITLHDMSEDAVKLALPTRFMRDWVNTHYAERIRTLWGAENPAIRNVEIVVEAARAVSVAQNAAKASVAKVVPSPAAAPVRAAAAPCAPAAAPNADNDELGAPLDNRFTFKNFVVGKPNEFAWAAARRVAEADQVSFNPLFLYGGVGLGKTHLMHAIAHHIRERNPERSVLYLSAEKFMYRFIRALRGQDTMSFKEQFRSVDVLMIDDVQFIAGKDATQEEFFHTFNALVDQGRQIVISADKSPSDLEGIEERLRSRMACGLVADIHATTYELRLGILHSKAEQMGVLVPQKVMEFLAHKIISNVRELEGALNRVVAHSQLVGRAITLETTQEVLHDLLRASDRRITIEEIQKKVAEHFTIKLAEMSSARRSRQVARPRQIAMYLAKQLTSRSLPEIGRKFGGRDHTTVMHAVKKVEELKECDQNFAEDVELLRRMLQG
- a CDS encoding enoyl-CoA hydratase; translated protein: MAFENITVETRGNVGVIALNRPKAMNALCAALISELGQALDAFEADDSIGAVVLTGSEKAFAAGADIKEMASKSYMDVYLANFITDGWERVTKCRKPIVAAVAGFALGGGCEMAMMCDFIIAGDNAKFGQPEITIGTIPGAGGTQRLTRAVGKSKAMEMCLTGRMMDAAEAERAGLVSRIVPVAELLDEAVKAAGKIASLSRPIVMLCKESVNAAFETTLAQGVTFERRLFHSTFSTEDQKEGMAAFVEKRPAAFKNR
- the ubiE gene encoding bifunctional demethylmenaquinone methyltransferase/2-methoxy-6-polyprenyl-1,4-benzoquinol methylase UbiE; its protein translation is MTDSHSHNDGTTHFGFKTVAEDEKVSLVRGVFDSVASKYDLMNDLMSAGVHRLWKSAFLDMLRPRPDQTLLDVGGGTGDIAFGWRKRGGGPVTVCDINREMLSVGRDRAVDRNLVGGLTWVCGNAEDLPIPDRSVDRYTIAFCLRNVTHWDKAIAEAYRVLRPGGRFMCLEFSRVIVPGLREAYDAYSFNVLPKVGGMVTGNAEAYQYLVESIRKFPPQEEMAAMVEAAGFSRVEVRNLSAGIAAIHSGWRI
- the rpsT gene encoding 30S ribosomal protein S20; translation: MAHHKSAKKRIRQTERRTEVNRARVSRIRTYVKKVELAIAGGDSAAAQAALQEAQPELMKGAQAGILHKNTASRKVSRLVARVKEMKSLA
- the recF gene encoding DNA replication/repair protein RecF (All proteins in this family for which functions are known are DNA-binding proteins that assist the filamentation of RecA onto DNA for the initiation of recombination or recombinational repair.) translates to MIGDRVAQAEPVARPAVRRLTLADFRCYRTLRLETDSRPVVLTGANGAGKTNILEALSFLVPGRGLRRAGAADITRHGLAAGSPWAVAATLDGPAGRVEIGTGREAGHERRSVRIDGKPAKPGDLAGLVSALWLTPAMDRLFIEGASGRRRFLDRLVFGLVPGHGAEAGAYEHAMRERTRLLRAARDGGPRVDPAWMAALEEGMARHGTRVALARVESIRRLDEACRAGLGPFPAAGLAVEGEIEGWLAGGLSPDEAEERFRGALRVARARDEAAGAATMGPHRSDLMVRHVPKDLPAGQCSTGEQKAVLVSIVLAQGRVQDQSGGRAPLLLLDEVAAHLDEVRRAALFDELCALKAQSWMTGTDAMLFAGFGERAQFFRVTDATVAPEEVMTL
- the mutM gene encoding bifunctional DNA-formamidopyrimidine glycosylase/DNA-(apurinic or apyrimidinic site) lyase, with translation MPELPEVETVARGLAQVWDGRRFVSVETRRAGLRVPFPKDFARRLTGRTVEAVGRRAKYLVVRLDGGLVMLGHLGMSGRMTIGALRNEPPGPHDHVEWVTDQGISVTLTDPRRFGLFALCEASDLGGHPLLAGIGPEPLDEAFDAGVLAKALAGKTGPIKTVLLDQKVVAGLGNIYVCESLFRAEISPLRPAGSLSRAEVGRLVPLIKAVLSEAVAAGGSTLRDHARPDGELGYFQHSFQVYGREGETCPGCPGAPACGGILRMTQAGRSTFYCAKRQR